Proteins from a genomic interval of Bacillota bacterium:
- a CDS encoding NAD+ synthase, producing the protein MGGFRVAIAQMNPIVGDIEYNASKILDALDRVRRWRPHLVVFPELALTGYPPEDLLLKPRFIEETERGVQDIAAATREHDAIIVLGSVDKQDDIFNAACVIHRGVICGAYHKSYLPNYGVFDEDRYFGAGTRPMVVKAGQVTFGLSICEDIWYPGGPIAWEAGTGGAEIIVNLSASPYHMGKSGQRERMLRTRAQDHAVIVVFANMVGGQDELVFDGNSLIIDERGEVVARGKPFEEDLVVADVFPSRVFSRRLHDPRRRKLSKDAGGNGGILEALDTVALDLDAGASADANVSAVTTADASDRPDGDQPNSGAFGYGGADPDPIGEVYQALSLGLRDYVRKNGFKRVVIGLSGGIDSALTATIAADALGREDVVGVSMPSRFTEDISIRDARALSAALGIEFRVIPIEPVFKAYLGSLGAAFGDLPFGVAEENLQARIRGNILMALSNKFGWLVVTTGNKSEMSVGYATLYGDMAGGFALLKDVPKTLVYKLAHYRNARGPSPIIPESIILRPPTAELRPNQKDTDSLPPYELLDPIIQAHVEEDIDAPSLVSMGYPEDVVCKVVNLVARSEYKRRQAPPGVKITPRAFGRDRRFPITNHFAE; encoded by the coding sequence ATGGGCGGTTTCCGCGTTGCCATAGCCCAGATGAATCCGATAGTTGGAGATATCGAGTATAACGCGTCGAAGATCCTGGATGCCCTAGATAGGGTCAGGAGGTGGAGGCCGCATCTTGTGGTCTTTCCGGAGCTTGCGTTGACTGGCTATCCCCCGGAGGACCTGCTTCTCAAGCCGAGGTTCATCGAGGAGACTGAGCGGGGTGTGCAGGATATCGCCGCCGCAACCAGGGAGCACGATGCCATCATAGTCCTCGGCTCCGTGGACAAACAGGATGATATCTTTAATGCCGCCTGTGTGATCCACCGGGGCGTGATATGCGGGGCCTACCATAAATCATACCTGCCCAATTACGGGGTATTTGACGAGGATAGGTATTTTGGTGCGGGGACCAGGCCCATGGTGGTAAAGGCCGGACAGGTTACATTCGGCCTTTCTATATGCGAGGACATATGGTACCCCGGGGGACCCATAGCCTGGGAAGCGGGCACCGGCGGGGCCGAGATAATAGTCAACCTTTCTGCCTCCCCCTACCATATGGGGAAAAGCGGACAAAGGGAGAGGATGTTGCGCACTCGTGCCCAGGACCATGCAGTCATAGTTGTCTTTGCAAATATGGTCGGGGGCCAGGATGAGCTCGTCTTTGACGGCAACAGCCTCATAATCGACGAGCGGGGAGAGGTGGTGGCCAGGGGTAAGCCGTTTGAGGAAGACCTGGTAGTTGCCGATGTCTTCCCATCCAGGGTGTTCTCGAGGAGGCTCCACGATCCCAGGCGCCGCAAACTATCGAAAGATGCTGGAGGGAACGGGGGGATCCTGGAGGCCCTGGACACCGTGGCCCTTGACCTCGATGCCGGTGCCAGTGCCGATGCTAACGTCAGCGCTGTCACCACTGCTGATGCTAGTGACCGGCCGGATGGCGACCAACCCAATAGCGGGGCATTTGGCTACGGCGGAGCAGACCCTGACCCCATAGGTGAGGTCTATCAGGCGCTCTCGCTCGGGCTCCGGGATTATGTCAGGAAAAATGGATTCAAGCGGGTGGTGATCGGGTTGAGCGGCGGGATAGATTCGGCGCTCACCGCCACCATCGCCGCCGATGCCCTTGGTAGAGAGGATGTTGTGGGCGTCTCCATGCCCTCGCGCTTCACCGAAGACATAAGTATAAGGGATGCCAGGGCGCTATCAGCCGCTTTAGGGATCGAATTTCGGGTCATACCCATCGAGCCGGTTTTCAAGGCCTACCTTGGATCCCTCGGGGCGGCATTCGGCGATCTCCCCTTCGGGGTGGCCGAGGAGAACCTCCAGGCCCGGATCCGCGGGAATATACTCATGGCGCTTTCCAATAAATTCGGGTGGCTTGTTGTCACGACCGGCAACAAGAGCGAGATGAGCGTGGGCTACGCAACGCTTTACGGGGACATGGCCGGCGGTTTTGCCCTTCTGAAGGATGTCCCGAAGACCCTGGTTTACAAGCTCGCACACTACAGGAACGCGCGCGGGCCCAGCCCCATAATCCCTGAAAGCATCATCCTGCGTCCACCCACAGCGGAGCTGCGACCGAATCAGAAGGATACAGATTCCCTCCCGCCCTACGAGTTGCTCGACCCTATAATCCAGGCCCATGTCGAGGAGGACATCGATGCCCCGTCCCTTGTGTCGATGGGGTACCCTGAAGATGTGGTGTGCAAGGTGGTGAACCTGGTCGCAAGGAGCGAGTACAAGCGCCGGCAGGCCCCACCCGGGGTGAAGATTACCCCGCGCGCCTTCGGGCGCGACAGGAGGTTCCCTATCACGAATCATTTCGCGGAGTAG
- a CDS encoding ferritin-like domain-containing protein: MTFAEGVRKAINDETAAARMYAQLADMAPLAAFAARIRCIRDDELHHAHMFSSFLAMSMASGPPGPDEGVTAGSFTEGLNAAIAGELDAIRFYAELADMSPNLDIREHILCIQKDEMEHAKIFEFMKSVMIGGL; encoded by the coding sequence ATGACCTTTGCTGAGGGTGTCCGCAAGGCTATAAACGATGAGACTGCGGCGGCCAGGATGTACGCCCAGCTCGCGGACATGGCGCCGCTAGCCGCCTTTGCGGCCCGGATCAGATGCATCCGCGACGATGAACTCCATCATGCACACATGTTCTCCTCATTTCTTGCGATGTCAATGGCCTCAGGGCCACCAGGACCAGACGAGGGCGTAACCGCAGGATCGTTCACCGAGGGGCTGAATGCGGCGATAGCCGGAGAGCTCGATGCTATCAGGTTTTACGCGGAGCTCGCGGACATGTCCCCGAACCTCGATATTCGAGAGCATATCCTCTGTATACAAAAGGATGAGATGGAGCATGCAAAGATATTTGAATTCATGAAGTCGGTCATGATAGGCGGGTTATAG